A portion of the Nitrospinaceae bacterium genome contains these proteins:
- a CDS encoding phosphoribosylanthranilate isomerase — protein MIRVKICGVTTLEDSRHALERGADALGLNFVPGTPRCLDVEAAAALASNLPPFGVRVGVFVNESAERVESIARQVGLDAVQLHGEETPETCRVLLDKGLRVIRGLRVRGAETIAEAARFPDCTILLDAYAKGELGGTGKTFDWSLARELASQRDVILSGGLNPDNVAEAIRQVGPFGVDVSSGVEGDVPARKEASLVEAFILNARNAAA, from the coding sequence ATGATTCGCGTCAAGATTTGTGGTGTCACCACGCTGGAAGATTCCCGCCATGCCCTTGAACGCGGGGCGGACGCGCTGGGCCTGAATTTTGTGCCTGGAACGCCGAGATGCCTTGATGTGGAGGCGGCGGCGGCGCTGGCCTCGAATCTTCCTCCGTTTGGCGTGCGTGTGGGCGTATTTGTGAACGAGAGCGCCGAGCGGGTGGAGTCGATAGCGCGGCAGGTGGGTTTGGATGCCGTACAACTCCATGGCGAGGAGACGCCGGAGACCTGCCGTGTTTTGCTAGACAAGGGCTTGCGGGTAATTCGCGGCCTTCGCGTCAGGGGGGCGGAGACGATTGCAGAGGCGGCCCGCTTTCCAGATTGCACGATTCTGCTCGACGCATACGCCAAGGGCGAATTGGGCGGGACGGGGAAAACCTTTGACTGGTCGCTGGCCCGAGAGTTGGCTTCCCAGCGCGATGTGATTCTCTCGGGTGGGCTGAATCCAGATAACGTTGCCGAGGCCATCCGCCAGGTTGGCCCCTTTGGTGTGGATGTGAGCAGCGGGGTCGAGGGCGATGTACCGGCCCGCAAGGAAGCGAGTTTGGTGGAAGCGTTTATTCTTAATGCACGCAATGCGGCGGCATGA
- the trpB gene encoding tryptophan synthase subunit beta: protein MPQTTETGRFGIFGGRYVPETLMPALEELEAAYDEVREDPAFRAELAEILDKYVGRPTPLYHAARLSEALGSLKVYLKREDLCHTGAHKINNTLAQVLVARRLGKTRIIAETGAGQHGVATATAAALFGLECDVYMGEEDVGRQALNVFRMRLLGARVIPVTSGSRTLKDATNETLRDWTASVRTTHYIIGSVVGPNPFPRMIRDFQSVIGREARAQIIEAEGKLPDICVACVGGGSNAIGLFHPFIGDKDVELIGVEAAGRGIDTGEHGASLNAGRVGVLHGCQMHLLYDDDGQIIPAHSVSAGLDYPGVGPEHSYLKDSGRARYHAIGDTDALHGFKKLSILEGIIPALESSHAIAFLNILAEETARAGESKTVVVCLSGRGDKDVQQAEGLLRDLDGNGAGA from the coding sequence ATGCCACAGACAACAGAGACAGGACGATTTGGAATCTTCGGGGGGCGGTATGTTCCCGAGACGCTCATGCCGGCCCTTGAGGAGTTAGAGGCCGCCTACGATGAGGTGCGTGAGGACCCGGCGTTTCGTGCCGAGCTTGCAGAAATTTTAGATAAATATGTAGGTCGCCCGACACCGCTCTACCATGCGGCCAGGCTTTCCGAGGCGCTGGGCTCTCTTAAGGTTTATTTAAAAAGAGAGGACCTTTGCCACACGGGAGCCCACAAGATTAATAACACGCTGGCCCAGGTGCTTGTGGCCAGGCGACTCGGCAAGACGCGCATTATCGCTGAGACCGGCGCTGGCCAGCATGGTGTTGCCACAGCCACGGCAGCCGCCCTTTTTGGCCTTGAGTGCGATGTCTACATGGGCGAGGAAGATGTGGGAAGGCAGGCGCTCAACGTCTTCAGAATGCGTCTTTTGGGAGCGCGCGTGATTCCTGTGACATCGGGTAGCCGCACCCTTAAGGATGCGACCAACGAGACGCTTCGCGACTGGACGGCCTCGGTGCGCACCACGCACTACATCATCGGCTCTGTTGTGGGGCCCAATCCGTTTCCGCGCATGATCCGCGATTTTCAGTCGGTCATTGGCAGGGAGGCCAGGGCCCAGATTATCGAGGCCGAGGGCAAGCTACCTGATATTTGTGTTGCGTGCGTCGGCGGGGGAAGTAATGCCATCGGGCTTTTCCATCCCTTCATCGGAGATAAGGATGTCGAATTGATTGGTGTTGAGGCGGCTGGCCGCGGGATTGATACCGGCGAGCATGGGGCCTCGCTCAACGCCGGGCGCGTGGGTGTGTTGCACGGCTGCCAGATGCATTTGCTCTACGATGATGACGGGCAGATTATCCCGGCCCATTCGGTATCGGCGGGGCTCGACTATCCCGGTGTGGGGCCCGAGCACTCCTATCTCAAGGACTCAGGGCGCGCCCGCTATCATGCAATTGGGGACACCGATGCGCTTCACGGGTTCAAAAAATTATCCATTCTTGAGGGCATAATTCCGGCGCTTGAGAGCTCGCATGCCATCGCCTTTCTCAACATTCTGGCCGAGGAGACAGCAAGGGCGGGCGAGAGCAAAACAGTTGTCGTCTGCCTCTCGGGGCGAGGCGATAAGGATGTTCAGCAGGCAGAGGGGCTCCTTCGGGATCTTGATGGCAATGGGGCGGGCGCATAA
- a CDS encoding ABC transporter ATP-binding protein, producing MALLELKNIEAGYGRSQILHGVTLEVREKEVVCVIGPNGAGKSTTYKVIMGFINYLGGEINFNGNSIVGFRPDQILGQGLGYVPQGRIVFNQMTVKENLEMGAYVERDNKKIADAMEYVFTLFPRLAERQRQLGGTMSGGEQQMLAMGRALMTRPQMIMIDEPSLGLSPRFVSEVFELIGRLSDEGLTIMIVEQNATRALEISDRGYVLELGRNRYEGTGQELLDNPDVRRMYLGG from the coding sequence ATGGCTTTACTTGAACTGAAGAACATCGAGGCGGGTTATGGCCGGAGTCAGATTCTCCACGGCGTAACGCTTGAGGTGCGCGAAAAAGAGGTGGTGTGCGTAATCGGCCCGAACGGCGCCGGTAAATCCACCACGTATAAAGTCATCATGGGCTTTATCAACTATCTGGGCGGCGAGATTAATTTTAACGGAAATAGCATCGTCGGATTTCGGCCCGATCAGATACTCGGCCAAGGGCTCGGGTATGTGCCCCAGGGGCGGATTGTCTTTAACCAGATGACGGTTAAGGAAAATCTTGAGATGGGCGCTTATGTCGAGCGCGACAACAAGAAGATCGCCGATGCGATGGAGTATGTCTTTACGCTTTTCCCCCGCCTTGCCGAGCGCCAACGCCAACTGGGTGGAACGATGAGCGGCGGGGAGCAGCAGATGCTCGCCATGGGCCGCGCACTGATGACGAGGCCGCAGATGATCATGATTGACGAGCCCTCGCTCGGCCTGAGCCCCCGGTTTGTCAGCGAGGTTTTCGAGTTGATTGGTCGCCTTTCGGACGAGGGGCTGACCATTATGATTGTTGAGCAAAATGCTACTAGGGCCCTCGAAATTTCGGACCGCGGCTATGTTCTTGAGCTTGGCCGGAACCGATATGAGGGAACTGGGCAGGAGTTGCTCGACAACCCGGATGTTCGCAGAATGTATCTGGGCGGCTGA